DNA from Aggregatimonas sangjinii:
GATTGCTCATAAGAATATTCGGGCTTCGCCGGCCATTTGAAGTTTTTAGGCGGAATTTTACTCGCTGTGTATAATTTCTTGCTCGGATGCCGTCTTACCAGGTCACCCAATAATTTTTCGCTATGACCTTCGCCATAGCCCCAAGCTGTATCAAAAAAGGTGACGCCTTTCTCTACGGCCAAATCAAGACTTGTTGCCGATTGCGCATCGTCAGATGCCGTCCACCCTGCCATGCCCCACATGCCATAGCCTATCTCGCTTACTTGCCAACCGGTTCTTCCGAATTTTCTATATCGCATACAAAATTTTCCTTATTATAGCTTTCTTATTTTGACATTTCTGAGCCACAACGGACTATCATGATCTTGAAATCCGATATAGCCCTTTTTAAAAGTTCCGTACATCGGAAAATCTTTCCACTTCCCGTCGGCCTTTCGCTTTTCCCAATCCGTTGTCCATGGCACGAAGGAAACGATTTTTTTACCATTTAGCCAATGTTCGACCTCTTCCGGGGTGAATTTGATTCTTGAGCTGTTCCACGCTCCAGCGGGCTTGACTATTTTTTGACTTTTGTCCGGTGCGTACATCGCATAATCGGCACCTGTTTTTTGCCAATCCTCCAGGGTGGCGTTGTTGATTACTTCCCATTTTAAATCATCCAACATCTGGTATTCTGGAGACACTTCTGGTGGACTCCAATCGCCCTCCTGAATGTGGTACAACAACCCGCTGTTCCCGCCTTCGGGAATTTTCCATTCCCAATACAATTCAAAATTATCGAACGCTTCGGCGGCATATATAATGTCGTTGCCCCCCTTTCGTTCCGATTCCAGTTTTCGTTCGGTGTCGAACGTCAGAACCCCGTCCACGATAACCCATTGTGGCGGTAAAGAATCACCATTATAAGCCCGCCAACCTTTGGTGCTCGATCCATCAAAAAGAAAAACCCAATCATCCGTAGCGGTATTCATCTCCCCTTTTTCTGCGACGGTTTCTTTCTTGCTATTTTTTTTGTCGGATTTACAGGAGACCGACAACAGCCCTAGTACTAAAAACAAAACAATTTTATTCATTATTACGACTTTGATTAATCAACTTTCTGAGTTCCCTACAAATACAAAATAAGAAAAGGGAATGGACTTTCGACACTTTGCCAAAATTGATGCTACCCTGAATTTCGGAACGCCGATCGGGTCATTATTAGTGGCAGTCCGATAAGGAACAAAGCGACAATATTGATGATAACCAGATTATGAATAGCGCCGTAATATATGGAGATACTACTATCAATTGCAAACCAGGATAATAAACCTAGCCATAGGGCGTAATGGGCCCATTTCTCTTTTCTTTTAAAAGCATTCTCGGAAATCATGATCATCAATAAATGAAACCCTACTATAGTTCCTCCAATAATCCCGAATAGCCAGTTTTTAAATTGGAGTACATCTGCTTGCATACCTTCACTTCGAAAAAACACCTGTTCGGTATATGAATTATGAGTTTCGAAAAAAATAGAATTTCCAGCAAAGGCCACTAGGAGACCTACGATTAGGGTCATTATATTGGCCCAAGTCAACCATTTTTGCCAAAATCTGAATTTAGAATCCTCCATAATGATCTTGCCAAATTTAAAGCGGTTCACTTTGGGTCTAACATCATAACGTAATCATAGCTCTCATTCAATAATCGAACTACTACCTCCTCATCGCCCCACAAGGTTTCAGGAATCAGGATATATCCTTTCATGATCGCGCCATAGGATTTGTATAGTGTCGTATTCAGCTCGTTCAAATATTTTGTTTGCACTTCTTTCGAAAATCGGATGCCGATTTCAGAATCCTTATTGAAGAGCGAGAACATATGACCGTTTGCGGAAGTATAGGGCATGGTTTTTCCCTTACGTTCAAAGCGCGAACACTTGGCCACCATGGCGTCGTACTGCTTCAAATTTTCTTCCCAGGTAGGCATTACGCTTATATTGAGACTTTGTTATACGTGCTGATCGAACATGATTACGTTTCCATCGGGATCGGTAATCACACAACTTGAAGGTCCGGTGGAATTTTCATCGGCCTCACGCTCTAACTTGATCGCTGTGGATTTCAAATGTTTTTGAATGTCCCGAACGTCATCAAAATCATCAAGGGGCTCGGCGTTTTGATTCCACCCGGGATTAAAGGTGAGTATGTTGCCTTCGAACATCCCTTCAAACAGTCCGATTATCGTATGCTCATTTTTCATGATGAGATAGTTCCTTTCCATTTCCCCGGCAAATTGGGTAAAACCCAAATTTTCGTAGAATGCTTTAGAGACTTTAAGGTCCTTGACCGCAAGACTCACAGAAAATGCTCCTAGTTTCATATCAATAGTATTTTAAGATTGCATACAAATAGAAAATCATTCCTAACAGACCCTATACTATGCGAAACCTACCAACCATATCGCCCCCTTTGGGTAACCTAACCGCGAGGGCTATTCGTAGCGCCAGCTCGTTATATCGGCTCCCTCGGGAGCGCTTTCCGCAATGCGTTTCATGATTTTTGGCACATACATGCTGTTATAGCGCAAACGGCTTATCGCATTCGGTTGTTCGGGATCCCCGTTCCAACAATGCTCGGCGCGGTCGCCGTATAAGACCTCGCCCTCGTAATACGGATTGGTGGTACTTTCCAAAAAATCTTCCATCAAGTACACCGCATTGTTCAAGTAATAGTTATCCATATCCCCACAATAGATATGAATTTTTCCTTTTAGATTTTCACCCAACTTGTCCCAATCGCGTTCAAGAATATACCGTAAATCGTAGTTCTCCTTCCAATAATCCGCCACCTTATGATCTATTTCACCGCTCATCTTATCCCAAATCCGCATTGGATAACCATCAGCTCCTTGCGGCGAATAGGTAGCCTCCCAAATATCCCACTGTTGGCCGGACCGCGACTTATCTCCCAGCACCAATTCCAAATGATTGCCTTCCCTTAGGGTAGATTGTATCTGACCCAGGTAATTACGATGCGCCGGCACCTCAAGCGTTTTGTGATCGCTTTCGTAATAATAGGCATTCTTATCCTCATAAATATTCGTTAAGCAATACGCCCTAAAATCTATGGGATCGGGACAGGCTGCAAAACAGCCGTTATACTGCTCGGGGTATTTTACCTGAACGGCCAACGCCTCCCAGCCTCCAGTGGAACCACCGTATAAAAATCGGGACCACCCTTCACCGATACCACGGAATTCCTTTTCGATATACGGAATCAATTCATGCGTAATCGCGTCTCCATACGGACCTTGACTGGCCGAATTCACGGCGTAGGAATCATCGTAGTACGGAGTTGGATGCTGTATTTCGATAATCAGCATACGCGGAAAATCAGGTTCGTTCCAACGTTTATAAAATTCGTACGCCTCCTGCTGTTGAATGATATTGTACCCCTCTAAATCAAAGCGTGCCGAGTATTCGGGTTTTAGATCGGGGTCTGGCGGAGTGGTACGGAAGCCCCCAAAATCATCCGGAAAATGCCCGTGGAAAATCATCAGGGGATATTTTGCTTCGGGATGTTCATCAAATCCCTTCGGCAACAAGACATGGGCACCCAGGTACATATCCCTACCCCAAAATCCAGTGAGTTTTTCCGACTTGATTTTAATGTGCTTGATCCATTCGGTATCCTTGGCTTCGGCAATAGGTGGAATGACTTGGTTCATGACCACATTCACATTGGAAATGCCATTCTCGGAAACGGTAATCTTAAAGGGTTTGCTATAAAGATTTCCTGGAGAACTTCTCCATTGCTGCCCTTCGCCGTTATCCATCGGTAATTTTACGGTTTGCCCACTAGCTAGATCAAAGGTTTCATACACATGTAATAAGGCCTGTACGTTATATTCCCCAGGAGGTACCTCCGCCAAGCTGGGGTAGGGAAAACCAAAAATAGTGTCATCAAAGGTCTTGTCTTCGCCAGCCGCCATGCCATCGACGTTCATCCCGAAAATCAATTGGGTTTGAAGTCCGTCGTTAATTTGAAAACGAGGCTCTTTTTCGTCATTATTGGAAAGCATTAAGAGCAACCGTCCATCTTTGGCATCGGCGCTTGCATCCTGAGAAAAGGAAACATTGATGGCAAAATCGGGTTGCTTGTCTTGCGCATGAGATACCATAATGGAAAAAATGACGATGGCTAAAAGGGAAGACAGTTTTTTCATGGTGGTCGATTTTACCAGAAAAGGTAGCGATTTCCTATCAATCCGCCAATTCCCCTTAGCTCAAAAAAATAGGTGATTATTGCGGATTGGTTGCGCGTACGGAAGCCAGAGACAGGAAAAGCAAGAAGGCCAGACCGAGATACCCCAAAAGACGATACGACCCAAATGTGGATAGGCAAAAACTAAAAATCGGCGGGGCTAACGCACTGGCCAAAATAAGAAAAGACATGATCTTGCCGGTTATGGCGCCCAAATGCGTGCGCCCATAAAATCGCGGCCAGACGATGGCATTCAATACCGCGAAGAAACCGCTCATGATTCCGAAACCCCCGATTAGAAAAGGAACGCCAACAGCGGAAGAAAGAAATAAAAAACCCACGGAGGCCATCAGTCCTCCAAAAATCATAAGGTATAGGTACAATTTGAGCTGCAGGTAGTCGCTCAAGAAATTAAAAACCATCGAAATCGTGACCGCGACGACCGAGGCCGGCAAGAAAATCGAAATGGCATCCTCCTTTGGGAACCCTTCGCTCGCAAAAACGGAAACGACATGAAAGGTAAGCCCCGTGATGAAAAAACTATTGAATGCCAAAATGAGGCCATACATCCAAAAAGCCCTTGTTCGTTGCGCTTCTTTTAAGGTATATTGATTCGCTATGGGAATGATCTCAGTTTCCACATCCTTCTTTTTTAATATGCCATCAGGTACCAAACCATGGTCTTCCGGCCTATTTTTATAAAATTGCAATACCAAAAGCGCGAATACCAATAGCCCACAGGCCAACGCCTGCCATGCAAACTCCCAGCTATAGTCTTCAATAAGTGCGTTCAACCATAAAGGTGCTGAAGAAAATCCGAATGAAATGGCAACACTACTAATCGCGTTCACCTTTCCCCTATTCTTATCGAACCATATCATGATCATATTTCGAGAGGCCATGGTCAATACTCCTTGTCCCGAAAATCGCAATAGGAAAAACAGCAAGGTCATCACTACAAAAGGAATCAACCAGGTATCGAGACCGAGTAGCTTTTTTATCGATTCACTCATTTGCACCGATACCGAACAAAGTAGGAGCGCGAAAGACAATGTAATTGCGGCGAAAAAAGCGACCCAACGTGCTCCGTATCTATCGAACCAAATACCGGCTCTCCCAATGACCAAGGCACTACAGATAGTCCCGATCATATAGGCATTGCTGAATTCATTTCGGGAAAGGCCCAGGGCATCCTTGACGGGATCGGTAAATACGGAAACACCGATGGTCTGACCGGGAATGCTACAATACACGCCTATACTTCCTACAAGAAGTACAACATAGCCATAAAAGAATGGACTTTTGGAAGGCTCGACGAAGGATAGTTGGTTTTTACCGGACATGTACTTAAGGGCTGGAAAGCCTTGCTGTTTTTTCCTTTAGACGCACATGCCCAAGGCAGTATTCAATTTGGCTGTATTGGGCTATCCCCTACTTCGGTGTCGCTCCCGTGCCAAGAGCGTATTTTTCAAGAGCATGGCAATGGTCATCGGGCCAACGCCACCGGGGACCGGTGTGATATACGAAGCCTTTTTCTTTACATTTTCAAAATCGACATCACCAGTAATATAGTACCCTTTTTCTTTTGAATCATCAGGGACGCGTGTTATGCCAACATCAATGACCACGGCATCGTCTTTTACCATTTCGGCCTTAAGGAATTTTGGTTTGCCCAAGGCTGAAATCACGATATCGGCCTGGGAAATGATTTGGGTGATGTTCTTGGTACGACTGTGGGTCAACGTTACCGTAGAATTACCGGGAAAGCCTTTTCTCCCCATGAGAATGCTCATCGGTCGCCCTACGATATGGCTCCTACCGATAACCACGGTATGCTTGCCCTGTGTTTCTACCCCATACCGTTCGATCAATTCTAAAATACCGAAAGGCGTGGCCGGGATAAAGGTGCTCATGTCCAGAGCCATCTTCCCGAAGTTCGTTGGGTGAAAACCGTCTACATCCTTATCGGGATGTACGGCCATGATTACTTTTTGGGTATCGATTTGTTTGGGCAGGGGCAACTGTACGATAAAACCGTCAATATCATCGTCGTTGTTGAGCTCCTCGATTTTTTTCAACAACTCCAATTCAGAGGTGGTGTTGGGCATCTGCACCAAGGTAGATTCAAAGCCGACCCGTTTGCAGGAGCGCACCTTACTGCCTACATAGGTCAAGCTGGCCCCATCGTTACCCACGAGAACAGCGGCCAAGTGAGGGACTTTCTCCCCCCGCTCTTTCATCTTCGCTACCTCAGCGGCTATCTCTTCTTTGATATCGTTCGAAACTTTCTTGCCATCTAGTATTTCCATTCGGGTGCTATTTTTTTTATTTTACTCCAAATTTTAGTAGCAGTTTTGGTAACTTCTAAAATCCATTTAACAGCGTTTCACTAAGAAATGAAGCGTTAAACAGAGTACTTCCAAACTCATAACTCATCACTCATAACTCGTAACTCGTGACTGATATTAACGCATCCCCTTCATACCGCCCATCATCTGCATCATTTTTTTACCGCCACCGCCTTGCATCATTTTCATCATCTTGCTCATTTGGTCGAACTGCTTTAAGAGTTGGTTGACCTCCTGTACATCGCGCCCACTGCCTTTGGCTATTCGTTTCTTGCGGCTGGCGTTCAACTTTGATGGTGTGGAACGCTCGTCCGGTGTCATCGAGTGGATAATGGCCTCGATATGCTTAAAGGCATCATCATCGATATCCAGACCCTTTAACGCCTTTCCTGCACCCGGAATCATACCCATCAGGTCTTTGATGTTCCCCATCTTCTTGATCTGCTGTATTTGACTGAGGAAGTCATCAAAACCAAACTTGTTCTTGGCAATCTTCTTCTGGATTTTTCTCGCTTCCTCTTCATCGAACTGCTCTTGGGCACGTTCAACAAGCGAAATTACATCGCCCATTCCCAAAATACGCTCGGCCATACGGGCAGGGTAGAAAACATCGATGGCTTCCATCTTTTCGCCCGTACCAATGAACTTTATCGGTTTGTCTACTACCGATTTGATCGAAATGGCAGCACCCCCACGGGTATCGCCATCCAACTTCGTGAGTATGACACCATCAAAATTCAGGATATCGTTGAAAGCCTTTGCAGTGTTCACGGCGTCCTGGCCGGTCATTGCATCGACTACAAAAAGTGTTTCCTCTGGATTTATGGCCTTGTGGATGTTGGAAATCTCATCCATCATTTTTTCATCTACCGCCAAACGACCAGCCGTATCGATGATGACCACATTTTTTCCATTTGCCTTGGCATGGGCGACGCCGGCTTTTGCAATGGCAATCGGGTCGCTATTCCCCTTATCGGAATATACTTCAACACCTATTTGGTCGCCTACCACATGTAGCTGATCTATAGCCGCCGGACGATACACATCGCAACCCACGAGAAGTGGATTTTTACTTTTTTTGGTTTTTAAGAAATTTGCCAGCTTACCCGAAAAAGTGGTCTTACCCGAACCCTGAAGACCGGACATTAGAATGACCGAAGGGTTGCCGGAAAGATTAATGCCCTCTTGCTCACCGCCCATCAATTCGGTAAGTTCATCCTTAACGATCTTGACCATTAATTGGCCGGGCTGTAATGTCGTAAGTACGTTTTGCCCCAGTGCCTTTTCCTTTACCTTATTCGTAAATTCCTTGGCAATCTTGAAATTGACATCGGCATCCAACAAAGCCCTACGGACTTCCTTAGTCGTTTCGGCTACATTGATTTCGGTTATTTGCCCGTGCCCCTTCAGTACGTGCAGGGCTTTATCCAGTTTTTCGCTTAAATTATCGAACATCGTTTTACTTACTTTTTGGAGAAAGGCAAATTTAATGAATTGAACTCATCTTGGGATACTACTGTTGGGAAAGATTGCGCGGAATATAAAAAAATGCCCCATTCTGATAAAAGCTATGGGCCGTTCACTCTGAAAAGCAAGAACCTAGACCCATTGAAAAGCGTCCTAAAAAAAGCGCCCATCTTTCGATGGACGCTCCAAACAAGTTGTGGGGCAAAATTTTACAGTAGGTCTCATTCACATTCTTTTTCGATGACCAAGGTCTCTTCGCCGCGCCTAAGAACAAAGCGTGCCCCGCGACACTCGGTCACTTCCCAATCGCCAACATAATTGGCGAGCGCAATACTCAGATTATTAAAGGTCAGAACATTCCCTGTAATCGACCAGTTGCCTTCATCGACCACGGTTCCATTCGGGTTACGCACATGTATGTTCCTGTTTGAAAAATCGATACGCAGGTAATCCAAACTACTATTTTCGTCCTGTGAAGGGGCCCATTGGCAAGTGCTTATGTTTTCGCTAATAAACATCTCACTGCAGGCCACAGTCACTTTATCACATTCCTTTTCGATAATCAGGTTTTCGTCACCACGTCGGAGTCTGAATCGCACATCACTACATTCGAGAACTTCCCACTGCCCAATATAGTTAGCGAGTGCCATACTCAAATCGCTAAAGACGACAATGTTTCCGTCAATCGACCAGTTCCCTTCATCTACGACCGTTCCGTTTGCATCGTATACATGAATGTCCCTATCTGAAAAATCAATCCTTAAATCGTTCAAAAAATCACCTTCCTCCTGTGAAGGTGCCCATCTGCACGTGTCTAAAGTTTCAGAAATATAGTCTTCGCCACAGGCTACAGGCGTATCCTCACAATACCTTTTCATGATAATCTTATTATCATCACCAGCGTGTAACTTGATCTTTTTACCGTCAATATCGTTCACAAACCAATCTTGGGTGAAATCGACCAGTAATTCAAACTCGAGGTTTAAGACAACCCTGTAATCAGAAATCCTGGTATTCCATTGCCCGTTACTCAAATTACCTTCTCGGTCACGTGCTACCACGCTACCATTCTCACTAAAGTTCAGGACATAATCTTCGTATTGGTCGGTAGTATCCTGATTATTACGCTCTAATCCCTCCACCAGCCAAGGACAGGCGATCAATACCGTATCTAAGCGTACCTTGGTAAAGTCATCATCGCTATAATCATTGTCATCGTCCTCGTCACATATATCGATAGCGCTTTCTATGGCATCCTTCAATTCGGCATTATTGTAGACGGTGACCTGTGTACTATCCTGTAATTCAAATGACACGGGGAACTCCACGCTAACCAAATCGGCTTCCCTTAGACCGGTAAAAAAACGTCGAAGTTCACTATCATCGGTTGCGGTAACATTTCCGGTGAGCGTGAGATTAGGATTAAAAGTGTACAAGGTAATAGGATAAACGAAATCGATACATTCGATATCATCGTCTTCACCTCCTTCTACACATTCCTCTGCAATAGCCCTAAGGTCTTCCGGTGAGGACAAAGTGACCTCGGTATAGTCGGCCAGCGTAATGGTAATGGGGAAAACAATATCCAAAACATCATCATCCGTCTCGAAGGCGTCGAAAATCTTTTCGATGGTTTCAAGATCGTCCATTGTTTCTATGGTAAGTGCTAGACCGTTTACAGAAACGCTGTAAGGGAATTGAATATCAAAACAGCTTGAACCATCGACGATATTATCATACGAGCCATCGTTATCGACCGCTCGCCGCATCAATTGAAGGGTTGTTGAAGTGGCTTCCATGGATTCCGTAGCAATGTCACCGCCAGGTGTCGCCTCCTCTTCCGGGGTAAGTTCATCCTGACTACAGGACGTTAACGCACATACAGCTGCCAGTAGGATGACGCATAGTATGTAATAAATACTTTTTTTCATAACGATTTGGATTTGAAAAAGTGTCTTAACACAAATTTAAAACAACAGCGGCCCAAAACACCCTACTTTCACTTTTGAATTTTTTAAAATATCTTTGACCAGTACCAACCTAATCCTGACTCCCATAAAAATGGACAACGTATGTGAAGATGGCGTGTTCGCCAAAATCTTCAAAGCCAATTCCAAAACGGTTTTCAACTACATTTATTATAAGTTCGGTAATGAGGAAAAAGCCCACGATGCCGTTCAGGAGGCTTTTCTTAAACTATGGGAAAATTGTGCAAAAGTAGCACCAGAAAAGGCAAAGGCTTTTGTCTATACCGTTGCCAATAATACCTATCTAAATGTCATCAAGGCCGAAAAGGTACGATTGAAGTACGCCGATAAAACACTCAAAAATACCAACGAGACCCCTGAATTCGTGTTGGAACAGCAAGAATTTCAGCAAAAACTGGACAATGCCCTAAACAGTTTGCCCGAAAACCAGCGGGTCGTTTTTTTATTGAATCGCATTGATGGAAAGAAATACAAGGAAATAGCTGTCATGGAAGGCGTGTCTGTAAAGGCAATTGAAAAGCGGATGCATTTGGCGTTGAAATCGCTACGGGCGAAGATTGACGGGATATGAAAATGGATGCAGGGAGCGGTTGCAGTAGGCAGGTAGGATGAACTTAAGAAAGAGTTGCTAGCTACCATCGAAAAACCGCCCACTTAAAAGGTAGGGTTAATTACTAACTGGTTGTTATTAAGATACTAAGCAAAAGTCATGCAAGAAAATTATTTGGCGAAATGGCTCAATAACGAGCTCACCGAGGAAGAACTCGCGGAATTCAAAAACTCCGACGAGTATGCCACTTATAAGCGTATCATCGAGGTTTCCGACACCTTACAAGGACCCGATTTTAGCGCTGAGGAAGCCCTATCGGCCATTCGGAACAAGCGTATACTCGAGGCACCAAAGGTGGTGCAACTACACCCTTTTAAGCGCTTTATGAAAGTTGCGGCAGTTGCCGCTATCCTTATCGTAGGTGCTTACTTTTATTTGAATACCCTCGATAAGACCGTTAGCACAGAATATGCACAGCGCGCTGATGTTACGCTTCCCGATGCCTCCGAAATCGCTTTGAATGTAGATTCAAAAGTTTCGTTCAGTGAAAATAACTGGGACGAAGAACGCAAGGTGCGTCTAGAAGGTGAAGCGTTTTTCAAGGTGGCGAAAGGTAAAAAATTCACCGTAGCTACAAAAGCGGGTGATATTACCGTGCTGGGCACACAATTCAATGTAGAACACCGTAAGGACTTTTTTGAGGTCAGCTGTTTTGAAGGCTTGGTCAGTGTCTCTTTTAAAGGGATGGAAACCGAAATTCCGGCAGGTGCTTCTTTTTTTGCCGTGAACGGTAAAATCAAAGAACACGAGATTCAAAAGAATAGTGCACCTTCTTGGATGAATGATGAAAGTACATTTAAAAGTATTCCGCTCCGGTATGTTCTCGATGAATTTCAAAGACAGCATAATATTATCGTAACTACCGAAAACATTGATACGAGTCAACTATACACAGGCACCTTTAGCAATTCGGATGCTATGCTTGCCTTAAAAAGCATCAGTGTTCCTTCCCAAATAAAGTTTAAATTTGAGGGGAACAAAGTGCTTTTCTATGCCGAAGACGCCCCATAAGCGAGTATCTGTATTTTATTGCCTACTGTTTTTTCTGATGCCCTTTCTGGGAACGGCCCAGGAAACCCTGACCTATACTTCTTTAAACACCTTAATTCGTACATTAGAACAGGACTACGAAGTGAAGTTCTCCTATGTCGATGCCGATTTGGCGAATATTCGAGTGCCCACCACGGATGCCACTACGCTTTCCGAAATTTTGACCCGCATCGAACAGCTTACCCAACTGCGGATCAAAAAGTTGAACGACCGCTATTATGCCATCACCAAGAGTGATAAAATCGCCATTTGCGGGTATGTATTCGATAATTTTGAAGAGAATACGGTTATGGGTGCCTCGGTGGAGGTACTCGATAGCGATATGGCCGTAGTGACCGATATGACTGGACGATTCGCCATCGACAACGTTCCTAGGGATGCGACCCTACGCATCAAATACATAGGATACAAAACTCGCTTCATAAAGGCCGAAGAGCTTCTAGGCCGGCTCGAATGCCAGACCATTGTCTTAGCCCAATTTTACCAACAATTACGCGAAGTTGTCGTTTACGAATTCCTGACCGCCGGCCTTACCAAACAAAGTGATGCCAGTATTGAGCTGGATATCGAAAAATTCGGGATTCTTCCGGGAAGTATCGAACCCGACGTATTACAAACCGTTCAGGCATTGCCAGGAATCGAAAGTATAGACGAAACGGTTTCGGACATCAATATCCGCGGGGGTAGCAACGACCAAAACCTTTTGTTATGGGATGGTATCAAAATGTACCAATCCGGGCATTTTTTTGGGTTAATATCCGCCTTCAATCCTTATTTGACCGAAAAAGTTACCTTGGTCAAGAACGGTACCAGTAGCCAATATGGCGATGGCGTAAGCGGACTTATCGACATGCGTACCAAAGACCAACTCGGTATTCCCTTTTTCGGTGGGGCAGGTTTTAACCTTATCAGTGGGGATGCGTATGGGCAATTGCCGTTGTCGGAAAAATTGGCCATTCAATTTTCCGCAAGACGATCTTTGACCGATTTTTTTGACACACCGACTTTCAATCGATTTTTTAAAAGGATTTTTGAAAA
Protein-coding regions in this window:
- a CDS encoding DUF1080 domain-containing protein; translation: MNKIVLFLVLGLLSVSCKSDKKNSKKETVAEKGEMNTATDDWVFLFDGSSTKGWRAYNGDSLPPQWVIVDGVLTFDTERKLESERKGGNDIIYAAEAFDNFELYWEWKIPEGGNSGLLYHIQEGDWSPPEVSPEYQMLDDLKWEVINNATLEDWQKTGADYAMYAPDKSQKIVKPAGAWNSSRIKFTPEEVEHWLNGKKIVSFVPWTTDWEKRKADGKWKDFPMYGTFKKGYIGFQDHDSPLWLRNVKIRKL
- a CDS encoding VOC family protein, with translation MKLGAFSVSLAVKDLKVSKAFYENLGFTQFAGEMERNYLIMKNEHTIIGLFEGMFEGNILTFNPGWNQNAEPLDDFDDVRDIQKHLKSTAIKLEREADENSTGPSSCVITDPDGNVIMFDQHV
- a CDS encoding alpha/beta hydrolase-fold protein, with translation MKKLSSLLAIVIFSIMVSHAQDKQPDFAINVSFSQDASADAKDGRLLLMLSNNDEKEPRFQINDGLQTQLIFGMNVDGMAAGEDKTFDDTIFGFPYPSLAEVPPGEYNVQALLHVYETFDLASGQTVKLPMDNGEGQQWRSSPGNLYSKPFKITVSENGISNVNVVMNQVIPPIAEAKDTEWIKHIKIKSEKLTGFWGRDMYLGAHVLLPKGFDEHPEAKYPLMIFHGHFPDDFGGFRTTPPDPDLKPEYSARFDLEGYNIIQQQEAYEFYKRWNEPDFPRMLIIEIQHPTPYYDDSYAVNSASQGPYGDAITHELIPYIEKEFRGIGEGWSRFLYGGSTGGWEALAVQVKYPEQYNGCFAACPDPIDFRAYCLTNIYEDKNAYYYESDHKTLEVPAHRNYLGQIQSTLREGNHLELVLGDKSRSGQQWDIWEATYSPQGADGYPMRIWDKMSGEIDHKVADYWKENYDLRYILERDWDKLGENLKGKIHIYCGDMDNYYLNNAVYLMEDFLESTTNPYYEGEVLYGDRAEHCWNGDPEQPNAISRLRYNSMYVPKIMKRIAESAPEGADITSWRYE
- a CDS encoding MFS transporter, translated to MSGKNQLSFVEPSKSPFFYGYVVLLVGSIGVYCSIPGQTIGVSVFTDPVKDALGLSRNEFSNAYMIGTICSALVIGRAGIWFDRYGARWVAFFAAITLSFALLLCSVSVQMSESIKKLLGLDTWLIPFVVMTLLFFLLRFSGQGVLTMASRNMIMIWFDKNRGKVNAISSVAISFGFSSAPLWLNALIEDYSWEFAWQALACGLLVFALLVLQFYKNRPEDHGLVPDGILKKKDVETEIIPIANQYTLKEAQRTRAFWMYGLILAFNSFFITGLTFHVVSVFASEGFPKEDAISIFLPASVVAVTISMVFNFLSDYLQLKLYLYLMIFGGLMASVGFLFLSSAVGVPFLIGGFGIMSGFFAVLNAIVWPRFYGRTHLGAITGKIMSFLILASALAPPIFSFCLSTFGSYRLLGYLGLAFLLFLSLASVRATNPQ
- a CDS encoding bifunctional 5,10-methylenetetrahydrofolate dehydrogenase/5,10-methenyltetrahydrofolate cyclohydrolase; this translates as MEILDGKKVSNDIKEEIAAEVAKMKERGEKVPHLAAVLVGNDGASLTYVGSKVRSCKRVGFESTLVQMPNTTSELELLKKIEELNNDDDIDGFIVQLPLPKQIDTQKVIMAVHPDKDVDGFHPTNFGKMALDMSTFIPATPFGILELIERYGVETQGKHTVVIGRSHIVGRPMSILMGRKGFPGNSTVTLTHSRTKNITQIISQADIVISALGKPKFLKAEMVKDDAVVIDVGITRVPDDSKEKGYYITGDVDFENVKKKASYITPVPGGVGPMTIAMLLKNTLLARERHRSRG
- the ffh gene encoding signal recognition particle protein; translation: MFDNLSEKLDKALHVLKGHGQITEINVAETTKEVRRALLDADVNFKIAKEFTNKVKEKALGQNVLTTLQPGQLMVKIVKDELTELMGGEQEGINLSGNPSVILMSGLQGSGKTTFSGKLANFLKTKKSKNPLLVGCDVYRPAAIDQLHVVGDQIGVEVYSDKGNSDPIAIAKAGVAHAKANGKNVVIIDTAGRLAVDEKMMDEISNIHKAINPEETLFVVDAMTGQDAVNTAKAFNDILNFDGVILTKLDGDTRGGAAISIKSVVDKPIKFIGTGEKMEAIDVFYPARMAERILGMGDVISLVERAQEQFDEEEARKIQKKIAKNKFGFDDFLSQIQQIKKMGNIKDLMGMIPGAGKALKGLDIDDDAFKHIEAIIHSMTPDERSTPSKLNASRKKRIAKGSGRDVQEVNQLLKQFDQMSKMMKMMQGGGGKKMMQMMGGMKGMR
- a CDS encoding RNA polymerase sigma factor; the encoded protein is MDNVCEDGVFAKIFKANSKTVFNYIYYKFGNEEKAHDAVQEAFLKLWENCAKVAPEKAKAFVYTVANNTYLNVIKAEKVRLKYADKTLKNTNETPEFVLEQQEFQQKLDNALNSLPENQRVVFLLNRIDGKKYKEIAVMEGVSVKAIEKRMHLALKSLRAKIDGI
- a CDS encoding FecR family protein, with protein sequence MQENYLAKWLNNELTEEELAEFKNSDEYATYKRIIEVSDTLQGPDFSAEEALSAIRNKRILEAPKVVQLHPFKRFMKVAAVAAILIVGAYFYLNTLDKTVSTEYAQRADVTLPDASEIALNVDSKVSFSENNWDEERKVRLEGEAFFKVAKGKKFTVATKAGDITVLGTQFNVEHRKDFFEVSCFEGLVSVSFKGMETEIPAGASFFAVNGKIKEHEIQKNSAPSWMNDESTFKSIPLRYVLDEFQRQHNIIVTTENIDTSQLYTGTFSNSDAMLALKSISVPSQIKFKFEGNKVLFYAEDAP